From a region of the Armatimonadota bacterium genome:
- a CDS encoding OsmC family protein has product MLISYEGGQKFIAESRGHRIVIDLPPDLGGTDSGMMPPELLAASLGSCVGVYVANYLNKSAISTEGLNIEVGYEKEDKPSARITSLNVKVNLPAAVPEDRHQAIMVVAKQCLIHNTLHNPPEVKIELV; this is encoded by the coding sequence GTGCTTATTTCTTATGAAGGTGGGCAGAAGTTTATTGCGGAATCAAGGGGGCATCGCATCGTTATAGATTTGCCTCCAGACCTAGGTGGAACAGATTCAGGAATGATGCCGCCGGAACTTCTCGCAGCTTCGCTTGGTTCATGTGTTGGTGTGTATGTTGCAAACTATTTAAACAAATCTGCGATTTCGACCGAAGGCTTAAATATTGAAGTGGGTTACGAAAAGGAAGATAAACCTTCAGCTAGGATTACTAGCTTAAACGTAAAGGTAAATTTGCCTGCTGCAGTACCAGAAGATAGACATCAGGCTATCATGGTGGTAGCAAAGCAGTGTTTAATACATAACACACTTCACAATCCGCCTGAAGTCAAGATTGAATTAGTTTGA